In the genome of Mauremys mutica isolate MM-2020 ecotype Southern chromosome 8, ASM2049712v1, whole genome shotgun sequence, one region contains:
- the PARS2 gene encoding probable proline--tRNA ligase, mitochondrial isoform X1: MAVGGHLGRGGGTGFGRGSSMALGMEWLLRRWKELLPGLTTRALQRQYRYRCHHGPPHRAKRLVLSQLFQPLNLREDIVAGLESKPDDLTCKSQRLMIQAGLIHPSSPGCYYYMPYTVRAMEKLVKVIDQEMQAIGGQKLNMPSLSSAELWRTSGRWDLMGKELFRLADRHSKEYCLGPTHEETIADLIASQGSLSYKQLPLLLYQITRKFRDEPKPRFGLLRSREFYMKDMYTFDTCEEAARQTYSLVSEAYCNVFNSLGFHFVKVQADTGSIGGSMSHEFQLPAGIGEDRLMICSNCSFSANMETINPDQTDCPVCKGKLSETKGIEVGHTFYLGTKYSSVFNVSFHTAQNKPVLAEMGCYGLGITRILAASVEVLSTEDSIRWPTLIAPYQVCLIPPKKGSREEMGAMLMDNLYDSIVEVVPQIKGEAVLDDRTHLTIGKRLKDANRLGYPYVIIAGKKVFDNPPEFEVWNQNTGEIMFLTKEGVIELLSKVQVP; the protein is encoded by the exons ATGGCCGTTGGCGGGCACTTGGGCCGCGGCGGAGGGACGGG GTTTGGCAGAGGCTCCTCCATGGCCCTGGGGATGGAATGGCTGCTAAGACGATGGAAGGAATTGCTTCCTGGTCTGACAACCCGTGCCCTCCAGAGGCAGTATCGTTATAGATGTCACCATGGTCCCCCTCACCGAGCAAAGCGTCtggtgctgtcccagctctttcagccCCTGAATCTTCGAGAGGACATTGTGGCTGGGCTGGAGAGCAAACCTGATGATCTGACATGCAAGAGTCAGaggctgatgatacaagcagggtTAATCCACCCCTCTAGCCCCGGCTGCTACTACTACATGCCTTACACTGTTCGAGCAATGGAGAAGCTTGTCAAGGTGATAGACCAAGAAATGCAGGCTATCGGGGGGCAGAAGCTAAATATGCCCAGTTTAAGTTCTGCAGAGCTCTGGAGAACCAGTGGGCGGTGGGATTTAATGGGCAAAGAGCTCTTCCGACTTGCAGACAGGCACAGCAAAGAGTACTGTCTAGGGCCAACTCATGAAGAGACCATTGCCGACCTGATTGCTTCCCAAGGGAGCTTGTCCTACAAGCAGCTGCCGCTCCTGCTATATCAGATAACACGGAAGTTTCGAGATGAGCCCAAGCCCCGTTTTGGCTTGCTGCGCAGCAGGGAATTCTACATGAAGGACATGTACACATTTGACACCTGTGAGGAAGCTGCTCGCCAGACCTACAGCCTGGTGTCTGAGGCCTACTGCAACGTGTTTAACAGCTTGGGGTTCCACTTTGTCAAAGTGCAGGCAGACACGGGCAGCATTGGGGGGAGCATGTCCCACGAGTTCCAGCTCCCCGCAGGCATTGGAGAGGACAGGCTGATGATCTGCTCCAACTGTAGTTTTTCAGCCAACATGGAAACAATAAATCCTGACCAGACAGACTGCCCAGTTTGCAAAGGAAAACTGTCTGAGACCAAAGGGATCGAAGTTGGGCATACATTTTATCTGGGCACCAAGTACTCTTCTGTTTTTAATGTCAGCTTCCACACTGCCCAAAACAAACCAGTCCTAGCAGAAATGGGTTGCTATGGCTTGGGCATAACTCGGATTCTGGCTGCTTCTGTCGAGGTGCTTTCAACAGAAGACAGCATCCGTTGGCCAACCCTCATTGCACCTTACCAGGTCTGCCTCATTCCCCCTAAGAAAGGCAGCAGGGAAGAGATGGGTGCGATGTTAATGGATAATTTATATGACAGTATTGTCGAAGTTGTGCCTCAGATTAAAGGGGAAGCTGTGCTGGATGACAGGACTCACTTGACCATTGGTAAAAGATTAAAAGATGCTAACAGACTTGGTTACCCATATGTTATAATAGCTGGGAAGAAAGTTTTTGATAATCCCCCCGAGTTTGAAGTTTGGAATCAAAACACTGGGGAGATCATGTTCCTTACTAAAGAAGGAGTAATTGAATTGCTAAGTAAAGTGCAAGTTCCATAA
- the PARS2 gene encoding probable proline--tRNA ligase, mitochondrial isoform X2, with amino-acid sequence MALGMEWLLRRWKELLPGLTTRALQRQYRYRCHHGPPHRAKRLVLSQLFQPLNLREDIVAGLESKPDDLTCKSQRLMIQAGLIHPSSPGCYYYMPYTVRAMEKLVKVIDQEMQAIGGQKLNMPSLSSAELWRTSGRWDLMGKELFRLADRHSKEYCLGPTHEETIADLIASQGSLSYKQLPLLLYQITRKFRDEPKPRFGLLRSREFYMKDMYTFDTCEEAARQTYSLVSEAYCNVFNSLGFHFVKVQADTGSIGGSMSHEFQLPAGIGEDRLMICSNCSFSANMETINPDQTDCPVCKGKLSETKGIEVGHTFYLGTKYSSVFNVSFHTAQNKPVLAEMGCYGLGITRILAASVEVLSTEDSIRWPTLIAPYQVCLIPPKKGSREEMGAMLMDNLYDSIVEVVPQIKGEAVLDDRTHLTIGKRLKDANRLGYPYVIIAGKKVFDNPPEFEVWNQNTGEIMFLTKEGVIELLSKVQVP; translated from the coding sequence ATGGCCCTGGGGATGGAATGGCTGCTAAGACGATGGAAGGAATTGCTTCCTGGTCTGACAACCCGTGCCCTCCAGAGGCAGTATCGTTATAGATGTCACCATGGTCCCCCTCACCGAGCAAAGCGTCtggtgctgtcccagctctttcagccCCTGAATCTTCGAGAGGACATTGTGGCTGGGCTGGAGAGCAAACCTGATGATCTGACATGCAAGAGTCAGaggctgatgatacaagcagggtTAATCCACCCCTCTAGCCCCGGCTGCTACTACTACATGCCTTACACTGTTCGAGCAATGGAGAAGCTTGTCAAGGTGATAGACCAAGAAATGCAGGCTATCGGGGGGCAGAAGCTAAATATGCCCAGTTTAAGTTCTGCAGAGCTCTGGAGAACCAGTGGGCGGTGGGATTTAATGGGCAAAGAGCTCTTCCGACTTGCAGACAGGCACAGCAAAGAGTACTGTCTAGGGCCAACTCATGAAGAGACCATTGCCGACCTGATTGCTTCCCAAGGGAGCTTGTCCTACAAGCAGCTGCCGCTCCTGCTATATCAGATAACACGGAAGTTTCGAGATGAGCCCAAGCCCCGTTTTGGCTTGCTGCGCAGCAGGGAATTCTACATGAAGGACATGTACACATTTGACACCTGTGAGGAAGCTGCTCGCCAGACCTACAGCCTGGTGTCTGAGGCCTACTGCAACGTGTTTAACAGCTTGGGGTTCCACTTTGTCAAAGTGCAGGCAGACACGGGCAGCATTGGGGGGAGCATGTCCCACGAGTTCCAGCTCCCCGCAGGCATTGGAGAGGACAGGCTGATGATCTGCTCCAACTGTAGTTTTTCAGCCAACATGGAAACAATAAATCCTGACCAGACAGACTGCCCAGTTTGCAAAGGAAAACTGTCTGAGACCAAAGGGATCGAAGTTGGGCATACATTTTATCTGGGCACCAAGTACTCTTCTGTTTTTAATGTCAGCTTCCACACTGCCCAAAACAAACCAGTCCTAGCAGAAATGGGTTGCTATGGCTTGGGCATAACTCGGATTCTGGCTGCTTCTGTCGAGGTGCTTTCAACAGAAGACAGCATCCGTTGGCCAACCCTCATTGCACCTTACCAGGTCTGCCTCATTCCCCCTAAGAAAGGCAGCAGGGAAGAGATGGGTGCGATGTTAATGGATAATTTATATGACAGTATTGTCGAAGTTGTGCCTCAGATTAAAGGGGAAGCTGTGCTGGATGACAGGACTCACTTGACCATTGGTAAAAGATTAAAAGATGCTAACAGACTTGGTTACCCATATGTTATAATAGCTGGGAAGAAAGTTTTTGATAATCCCCCCGAGTTTGAAGTTTGGAATCAAAACACTGGGGAGATCATGTTCCTTACTAAAGAAGGAGTAATTGAATTGCTAAGTAAAGTGCAAGTTCCATAA